A segment of the Lolium perenne isolate Kyuss_39 chromosome 3, Kyuss_2.0, whole genome shotgun sequence genome:
CTCCGAGGTGCTTGCTGACGGGGAGCGACGCGCCGCCTTGTGCCCTCATCTTTGTCCACCACCGAAGGGGATCTCGGCCGCTTGCAATCGATAGACTCGTGCCCCTTACCGCCGCACTTGATAAACTTTGGAATCCAATAATGCTGCTCTGTGCAAGATGTTTGAGGATCACCGCCGCCACGCCCATGGCTTCCTCGGCGTCTGTCCATCACTGCGGTATTTTTTTCAGTTAATACGGTGAATTAACTAAGAGGTAGGGGAACCTTTGGATTGCGGCGGATGGCTGATATAAGAGCTACAGCATAGGCACTGTAATACCACGACTGCAGAGGAGCCCAGCCCACCCCCACCACAGTCACCAGCAGCGCTTATaacaactagatgataccccgcggcGTTGCTGCGGGAATTTATGAAACTAAGTTATATGTATGGTAATGTGGGTTGAATGAAAAAATTGGATAATAGAGTATTAGCACAAGCAAGCATCAAAGTGACATGCAAATTATCCAAGTAAAATGTCTAATTGGAAAAAAATGATATTTCAAAAGTAAATTGAACGTTAAGAATAACATAAGTGAGTCAAATTAATGAGGCATTCTTATTCTATAAGTAACTGTTTTTCAGAAGTATCTAAACACAAATGTTGTAACTGAGTATAAATTCATTTACAAAAAATTAAATACATACATTCACATAAATTAAATAGTGAAGGATATTTTGGATGTGGTCGATATTGTCAGCAAAATGTTGGAATGAAACTATGAGCAGAAGCTATATGCACTCTCTTGTCAAAATGTGGGATTACTTTCTGTATTTCCTGCATACAACGAAGGTACTATAAAAAGCCTTATATAATTCTTAATTGAATAGAAATGTACTAACATGATAATTAGCATGGCAACAACGAAGCTATATAGTTCACAGTTTAACCACTAATACGGAAATTATGAAATTACTTCTTGCACACTGGAAAAATACATATAAAATTTCTGGAAAAAATGTGAATAAATGATAGTATAATCATGGAGAAGACTATTCACTCAATTCTGATTTGAATGCTGAACACAATACATCAAAAGTGACAGGTTTTACATTTAGTTTCTCAACCTGCATTCCTTGATTGTATGTTCCGTAGATTAGGTAAGAAAAATGCAATCAGAAGGTATATTGATTTAGTTAATGATTGTGTAAAAAATGCTaaacttgatttttttttttggttcaaaTGTTGCAACACATACAGGTTAGAACTGGCAAAATTACTGTACCAGCTTCCTAATACTTTTATGCTGATGAAATTTTGTGCTTGGGCTAATCTTCAAAACCCTCAATTCCAAGAGTATAATAATGATTTTGATCCCTTAATAAGAAACCATAAGTCCACATGATTAGGTTGAATAGATGTAGCAGTTCTATACCTGATCGAAGAACGAAATAGTAAGTATAATAATGCTTAGAGTAACCTCCATATCTGAAGATTTAGAAAAAAAACTGAAGCTCACGTCATCAATTTCTTACATTCCAATATCTGCAGAATAAATCTTACATTACGTAAACTCTAAGCACCAATCTATTTGCATGCAATCCAATCTAGGCAAAGAATCATCAACCAAACCAGAACGGCTAGAGGAACATGAAACAGATAAGGAAGTATGTAGTCTGATACATCTGCAGCTGGTGGAGTGGTGTCACTTACTGGAATTAAGAGAAAAAACATGTCACAAATCACAATGGTAAATTGGATAACACATCAACCCCAAACCTGACAGTGGAGGAGGTAAAATGACTATGCATGAAATGCCGGAGACCAGGCACGCTGGAAAACTCAAATCCTTATAAATGGATGTGATAGCTGCTCCTTGCCTGGACTTTGCTTGCTGGTCGTTGGGGAGGCCTCACCAGTCACCAGGGGCGTTTGAGATTCCAATCAGCGGGTTGGCGCAGGAACACAGCCACTCAACTGCAGCAGAAACAATGAGAATGGAGCTGCTCCACTGCTGCTTAATGGCGAGAAAGCTACTATATAAAGTCTTCAGCGATTACTCCCGCTTGCTGAAGACGAAGAGATAGAAGAAAATCATCAATGCCAATTGTTCTGGTGTGCTAGTGCTGCGAGGAGATGAAAAGAAAGGTGAGGTGAAGAGCTTCAGTTACCATATGCGACATTAGAATGATATTGGCTTCACCGAGAAATGAAATAATAACATTAAAGATGACGTGGATGACATGGAAAGTTGCAACTGACGTGGCAGGCATGGATTGCTCAAAATACTTGGTGAGGTGtatagcttgcatgttgagagaattatctttagtgggttgctccaatttagatattatagatacaAAGAAAGGTAGCCTAGAAAAGGGTAACTGGTAACCCTCACTGTCGAGAAAAGGGAAACCAAAACCAAATAATCAACTGATTCAACGTACCGCGGAAAAAGGAAGTGACGTGTCGTACATAGATAGGAGAATGGAGAGGATAAATAGCCCAGTGCTCAAATCAGTATGGGATGTGGTAAACTTATGGGTTTTTATATAGCTAGTGTATGTTGATCTAAAAAAAATATAGCTAGTGTATTATTAGGTGTAGATATTTGTGTGTTCAAATATGTTTGTGATGTAAAATATGAAAGCACATATGCCCACTGTGTGATGAGCTCCGTTGAACCTTTTATGTGTGTGAGTAATTACGTTGTGATAACAAACCATTAGTGGACAAATGCCTACTGGGATCCGTCAACCTGTATTTTGTTTGTGGGTAATTGGTTGGACATGCCTACTGGACCTAATGTGATATGTGAACTCAGTTGATCGAAATATTGACTATATGGACTGAGATACCATACTCGGATGGTGAGAGTAGCTTTGTTGATGTTGCTGCGATAAGGGTAAGAAAGATTTTACACATACAAAGATTACAAGGAAAACAATCTTATTTATTCAATCTTGGAGGAAAACCATCTTACGCCAGACACCCACGAATCATGCAGTCCAGATCGGTggaaaaataaggagaaaataTAACGGGTAGTCTAGTCCTCTCTCTCTAATCTGAAGCTGGAGCTACATCATGAGCCAAACACCTTTTTAACTGCTCTGGAGCTGGTTGGTGGAGTGGAGTTGAGAGAGGGGAGTGGAGTGAAGTGAAGTGGAGCTCACCCAAACACACCCTTAAATCTTAAGCCAAACGGAATCAAATGACCTGCCTAACAAACTTGCCGTCAAGACAGTAACGTTTGGACTTGTGCTTGATCATATGTAGTCCCATGCCATCCACGTTCTCCACCTCCACACCCGTAAGCACCGCAAACATTTCACTTTTGTGACACCTGTAGCCCGCTGCAGAAATCACTACCTCTGACGTTGTAAATAACTGAACAACGCAAAATTTGCCAGAGCCCAAAGGCACTAGATACGGCTTGATAGGTATCCAATCTTGCGGTAGCCGGAGATCCAACTCCCACACCTTGTGCAACGaaggctgctcctcctcctcacaGGTGAGGTCACATGCACAAAATCGCCTATCTTCAGACGAGAATCCAAACCAAAGCTTGTGCTCCGGAACATACTCTACGCCGCCACGGAACGGCAAAGACCACTTGCCATGTTTGCTCCAAACACCGCTTGCCGTGTCAAAGGAATAGGTTCCTGCAGCCGCAGTAGATATCCAAATCTGCGAGTCGCCAACCACTGCGTAGGCTCTAATTTCGTATGGCTCAAAAATATCCCCCTCATCATCGTACTCATGGTCATCTTCACTGTAGTCAGGGTTAtacacatagggtggtggtgggaGAGAGCGCCAGAACCAGCCGTGTGTACAGCAATCCGGCAAGGGTCCATGCACAAGGGCCTCGAAGGTGTGTTGTTGAGGCGGCCCAAGTCTCGAGTTCATTACGTAGAGGCTGTCGCCGGCGGCGATAGAGATGGGGAAAGACTTGGGGACGTGCAGCGTGGGCATGGTTCGGACAGCAGGCACGGCGGTGTCGTAAAGGATGGTACGCCCCCTATGATCCACGCCAACTATGTCGTTCCGGTTGCGGCCAAGAGGCATGAAGTCCATGGATCCGTAGTACTCAGGAGGGCTGCCTGGATGGTAGAAGGACATGGCCGGTTGAGGCAGCAGATCATCCTCAATTGTAGCTGCAAATCTACTTAGTCTTTCTGGGTAGAAAAAGCTCGAGGCATTGATACTGTGCAGCGTGTAGGTGCAGGGGCGGCCTATTATATTGCTGACTAGCACATGCACAAACCGGCGGCTCATCATTGCCAAAACAATACCCTGTGAAAGATGAATCAATGTTACTATCCTGATATCAGAACAAGAGAAATACATTTATGGATATCATATTCTCTGACAAAAATATATGCCTGTATGGATGTAGGGATGATGGGAAAGCAATTAAAAAGTACCACGCCAGGGATATTCTCTATCCTGAATATCCAACATAAATACTGcattttttttttagaaatggAACATAAATACTGCATACGCAAATGATAAAAAAAATAAACTGTACCAGGCAAAGGATGTGCAACGCAGGATCCAATGCAACTATGAGCGAACCCAAATTCTTGATCCTAATATCCTGgttatcaaaagaaaaagaaatgtgTTGCTTGATTAATTACTTGCCCAGGGGACTGCTACAAATCTTTAGCAGTTGGTCTTAGGAGATGCTTGTGCCATGTGCGTTCTCCGAAAAAGTTGTCAAGAATATAGCTGCATATGTATGTTCTTGGTTTACCGACCTTTTGTTCATTGTAAAAACAATTGTACACTAGTATTTTATCATTGCTACATCAACATATAACAGTATCCAGTTTCTTTAGAAATATATATCCCATAGAGTTAAATACCATAGCTGCAAGAAACAAGAAAAGAGTATCCCATAGGATTACTGATCATGATGTCCTTTTAAGGCGAAAGGCCCAAATGGCAACAGGATGCTGAAATTCTGTTATGCTATAGTTTGTAATGTTTGTTACCATGCGCCCTAGGCTATGTTGTAAGAGCTGCAGCAGTATTGATCTCCTATATTCTTTTAAAAAAGCAAAATTGTGTACATCTTGTGCTAAACTGCTAATTTGTACTTCGTGGATTAATACTCATACGGTTTATAAAAAACTAGATTCTGGGCGTTCCTTTACATTATATATACTCTCTGATATTTATTTAATCTGGTATATTTTTTCCGGAACTTATGGTCAAGTTCTATGTTCAAATACAGTAATAACCACCAAATACAAGCTAGCCCTGTGTAATCCAAACAGAACTGGACTGGAACTGGAGCGAGGGATTGATCCCTACGGACAGAGGCCTCAAAGATCCAAACAAGGCCTCAAAGATTTGCGTAGGTCCCAGGGGCGGGATCTACATGGCGTACCTGATCACTACTGGATGACAAAGTATTGCCGGTACCACCAAGCAAAAGCAGCGGACCTTGTTGATACAGCAGGGATGGGATGATGTAAAACGGGACGGCGATGGCGGCGAGCCGGCGACGCGCGGCTTCGCGGGAGGGAGCGGCGGCGGCTTGGGAGAGATAAAAGAAAATTCACAATTCAAGTACGTTTTGTCAGTTTAAATTAAACTACCAAACGTCTTATGTTTGGGCCAAATATGTTTTGTGAGTTTAAATTAAACAGTCAAACGTCTTATATTTGGGAAAGGACAAAGTAAATGCTAATACTTGGCACGCTGCTATCTCCACCAGATCGGTCATCATCTACTTCTACAACTCCATCATTTgttaaaaaaaaaaatacaactcCATCATGAGGTTTAGCCCATCCCCAATATCCTTTGCTTCGagatcttagagcatctccactcgtctccacgAACAGGCCCCCGGTGTGgcattttttcatccggacggcgaaaaatggTCTAGCCGcgtccccggttcctcgtttttcgccggatttgggctttcatccatccggcgagcccacgccaaccccggcctaccggggagcgctcggggactccggacgaagcgaaagcgcgcgaaacaccGAGATATTTCTCCCGCGCTTTTCGCTTCGTCTTCGCCGCAGAGGTGGACCCGACCGGTCAGCGacacacgcatcgtcttccgcgcgcactaaaagcctgccgccggtcagctcgccgcggacgcgtcgcattccacgcgtCATTTAATCGCCGGCACCAGCCGCGCCTATATACCCCGCTCCACTCACCGCGACGCGTATCCCCGCTCCACTCTCCCGATCCATGGCGTTCAACAACGaagacggcgcagccaacaacggcttcccccgccggtcgctccacgcgtgggaggggcacctcctccaccaggcggggtacccctgcccgccggacacgaggcctcccggcggcgggtggcggctaagtgctggcggcgtaccaatcccgccgccgccccggggccacgccctcgacaTCGCCATCAAGGAGGCTCGGATGACGATGACGGATGAAgagcgcgccgacccgcgccaccaccccgacaactacacgagTTGGAACTCGTTCTTcctccggcggtgggagcgggagctggcggcctacgacggcccgccgcctccgcctccgcgcaacaacgccgcaggtcgccgacgttggtggagcgcgccggataGGACGCTGGGGAACttcctcgagcacatcgagggcggcaacttccCGGTGCTGACGATGCCCCCTCCATCAAGGGCATCGGCCAGCCACCGCCGGGGAAAcagctggcagccacggcgcatggctgccagctcgtcgtcttccggatcggcgtcGAGGTCGCTCTCTAGGTCGgcgccatccttggcgccggtgaaaaaggaggcggcgtctccatcgacaccggcgcgcgtcaagaaggagccggcgtctccaccgccgagcagagggcgcagcagcggcgccctcgtcatccgcgaccaaccctcctcTCCGCAgagcgggcggaagaggaagtcggcgaagaaggaggacgccacggCCGCCGcgaaccagctcgccgaggaAGAGGCAAAGCATGCAgaggacgccgcggtggcggaggcgatcgccaggtcgctgaaggacctggtgcccaccgacaacagcctccccatcgacaccgcactggagtggtccaggcgcgactgggagcgccaggaggcggagcagcagcggcggatgCTGGACCTGGCCGCCGCCCGCGCTGCCGCACCATCCGCCGATAGGAACGCCGCCGCGCCCAGTAGGGAGGTGATCAAGCTCGAgaagagcagcgacgacgacatctaccggccgtcgccgccacgcGCCGGCGGCGCTGGCCAGGGTacgagccgctggtacgaggcgccggctcgagcgacgacgatgacggcggcgactacacgtccttctaccgccatttcggcatgtaggaggccgctttttagtttaagttttagtttgccaatcgccgaattcaaatatatgtacgaattcggcctatttatgtacgaactcgcatatatatgttaaatatcattaaatttcgcttatgtttgtcTGAATTCGCCGAATAACGTCAAAGTACTTGCATCCAtcctgggctcgcggctgggaaaatgaGCCTCCCCAGGTCTAAttttcatccaatccggacggGAATATCGCCGAATTTCGGCGTGGGGAGGCCAAACGAGTGAAGATGCTCTTATCTATGAGGGTGAGAAGGCTATGCATTGCCATCTGCTTGCTTACATTCCAGCTCTACAACATCGCGGTGAGATATGGCCTTCCCATGATGCTCATTGCTTAATTTTGTCATACTCACCGGCAACTTCTACACACAATCATGTGATGTGTCGTGCTCAGAGTGCCAAAGACAAAGGGCTACCAAAGATCGATTACCGCTGACTCCAAATACATCCGTTCTCATTTCTCGACGAGCCATTGCGCCGCAAGATTCGAATCAAGAGAAACAAATGCATAACTAGAGAAACACCGTTATTTAAAAAAACGTTGATCAATGGTGGAATGATCTCTCCCTTAGCTATGCGTTATTAAATAGGTGAAACCTCTCTAGCGTGCGATTTTTCAGCACGGAATAGCACCACGTTGGTCAACGAGCGCTTCTGCGACTCGAATCCGGGTAGGCTGGCTCGACATCTAGAGCTCTAGCCACCAAGCTAGCACTCGGTTCTCAGGAACACCGTCATTTGAGTGTGTGAAATTTTTGGTGTTGTGGAGTTTTAGTCTATGCAGGATTGCCTATGTGGAGAACATACCATGTGCACCACGTCGAAAGTACCCACTAAATTTCGTAAAAGAAAATACAAGAACAGTTGGTACATGACTTAAATCCAGCAAGTTTTTTTCATTGAGCCCCGCTGCACATAATACACTCTAAGAAAAAATCCGGTGGAATGTACACGCCCTCTTAACttagttaattatatattttatcatGTTTCTATTTTCTTACCACGTCCCCTTTCCATTCGTTGGAATGAGCTTAGCTTTGTTGACttagaaataataattttaattgATGAGATTTCAGTTAACATCATCTCGGCCCTTTTGAATTTGCACGGATGGCATGTTGAGGTCAGATGGTTCTTAACAATGATTTAGCAATTTTTATTtcctctagatacatccgtacctAGACAAATATATGTCAATCAATTTGTAACGAAGGATTCTCGGTCGactaagaaaaaaagaaaaaaacattagTTCAGAAAAAAAAAAGTACTAGGTTATCTGGGCCACGGTGCAAAGCCCATTCCGCGAGTTTGGGTTCAATTGATTTGAATTTTCCAAAAGAAGCCTGGTCTGGCCTGGCCCGGCCCGTGTTTTAGTGGGCATCATCAtggctttcttcttcttcttccgtcGAGCAAACGAATACTCTTCCCCACCCCTGCtaaaaccctagccggcggcggcctcctcctcctccctccgcCTCTCCACCGCACCACAGCCCCAGCACCCTCCCCGTCCCGGCCGGAATGGGTCGCCCCGACGGAGAGGACAACGCCGACCTCTCCTCCGACGACTCGCCGTGGAGCGACACcgcctggtccgaggacgacgacgacgaggtccGCCACTCCTCCCACTCCCCCGTCGATTTCGACGTATTATCACGCCTATTCTCCTCTACCTCTCCTTCTTCTCTGTCGGATAAGCCTGATGGTTTTGCTGGCTTGTTCGAGCTGCTGCAGGGCTCGCTGTCGCTCGAGGACAGCGGCAACGAGGACAGCGGGGAGGGCTCCGGCCTCGAATC
Coding sequences within it:
- the LOC127338151 gene encoding uncharacterized protein, which codes for MMSRRFVHVLVSNIIGRPCTYTLHSINASSFFYPERLSRFAATIEDDLLPQPAMSFYHPGSPPEYYGSMDFMPLGRNRNDIVGVDHRGRTILYDTAVPAVRTMPTLHVPKSFPISIAAGDSLYVMNSRLGPPQQHTFEALVHGPLPDCCTHGWFWRSLPPPPYVYNPDYSEDDHEYDDEGDIFEPYEIRAYAVVGDSQIWISTAAAGTYSFDTASGVWSKHGKWSLPFRGGVEYVPEHKLWFGFSSEDRRFCACDLTCEEEEQPSLHKVWELDLRLPQDWIPIKPYLVPLGSGKFCVVQLFTTSEVVISAAGYRCHKSEMFAVLTGVEVENVDGMGLHMIKHKSKRYCLDGKFVRQVI